One genomic region from Spirosoma sp. KCTC 42546 encodes:
- a CDS encoding fasciclin domain-containing protein: MNRKLFLSWAMASMLLPGLFASVSAQTQNSAGQTATTTSDASSMPKVSHTTTGKDLAISAAKSANHTVLFRALRASGLTEQAGGKGPYTVFAPTNEAFDKLPAGTMDDLLKPEAKAKLMKLLAYHVVKGKYTADQLQDGQKLKTVTGGTLTVGKQGDSLTITDGAGNTATVDQSDAEATNGMVYSIDSVLMPTAGGK; encoded by the coding sequence ATGAACAGGAAACTCTTTTTGAGCTGGGCAATGGCATCTATGCTACTCCCCGGCCTATTTGCGTCTGTTAGTGCGCAAACTCAGAATTCGGCAGGACAAACCGCTACCACTACCTCAGATGCCAGCTCTATGCCCAAAGTAAGTCATACGACAACGGGTAAAGACCTGGCTATCAGTGCGGCCAAATCTGCCAATCACACGGTCTTATTCAGAGCTCTGCGCGCATCTGGCCTAACGGAACAAGCTGGTGGCAAAGGCCCTTATACGGTGTTTGCGCCCACAAATGAAGCATTTGATAAACTTCCCGCTGGAACAATGGACGATTTATTGAAGCCAGAAGCGAAAGCAAAATTGATGAAACTGCTGGCCTATCACGTTGTGAAGGGTAAATACACTGCCGACCAGCTTCAGGACGGACAGAAACTAAAAACGGTGACGGGCGGAACACTAACCGTTGGTAAACAGGGCGATTCGCTGACTATTACGGACGGAGCGGGCAACACCGCAACCGTTGATCAGTCGGATGCCGAAGCAACCAATGGGATGGTGTATTCGATTGATTCGGTGCTGATGCCAACAGCAGGCGGGAAATAA
- a CDS encoding DUF1801 domain-containing protein, producing the protein MAKNKTTETENSVTDFVNSIADEGKRKDSFSVIDLIKLQTGLDPKMWGPSIVGFGSYHYIYASGHEGDAPLIGFSPRKDALTFYLSAYFTEREELLEKLGKHKTGKGCVYVKKLEDIDLDVLKELIDRSTSHIRTTYSA; encoded by the coding sequence ATGGCAAAAAATAAAACGACCGAAACAGAAAACAGCGTAACTGACTTTGTCAATTCGATTGCCGATGAAGGGAAACGGAAAGACAGTTTTAGCGTTATTGACCTCATAAAACTGCAAACGGGACTTGACCCAAAAATGTGGGGGCCCAGTATCGTTGGTTTTGGGAGTTACCATTATATCTATGCCAGTGGACACGAAGGGGATGCGCCACTCATAGGCTTTTCGCCTAGAAAGGATGCACTTACATTTTATCTTTCGGCCTATTTTACGGAAAGAGAAGAGTTACTGGAAAAACTGGGGAAACACAAAACCGGGAAAGGCTGCGTATACGTTAAAAAACTCGAAGACATTGATCTGGATGTCCTTAAAGAGCTGATTGACCGGTCTACAAGTCATATACGAACCACTTATTCAGCTTGA
- a CDS encoding DUF1801 domain-containing protein → MTTNMTDIDAYIASFPTHTQDLLNQLRSTLNQAAPDAEETINYGMPTLTLNGNLVHFAAFKQHIGFYPAPTGIEAFKSELAGYKGAKGSIQFPIDKPLPLDLIAKITRFRVTENLERAARKAIQKSSAKPKKRSDQEQVTEHIQQLDPEIGLLVEALRQVILSTDPEIGERIKWNNPSYYYTGDMKPFDPKEYKRELVVFNLHKGRVMLVFPSGANVNDSTGFLEGDYKDGRRTVIFKDMDDIRSKETQLQHVIKEWLKLVER, encoded by the coding sequence ATGACAACCAATATGACCGATATTGATGCGTATATCGCAAGCTTTCCAACCCACACGCAAGACCTATTGAACCAACTGCGGTCAACCCTGAACCAGGCAGCTCCTGACGCAGAAGAAACCATTAACTATGGCATGCCGACGTTAACCTTAAATGGTAATCTGGTTCATTTTGCCGCCTTTAAACAGCATATCGGATTCTATCCGGCACCAACAGGCATCGAAGCCTTCAAGAGTGAACTCGCTGGTTATAAAGGAGCCAAAGGGTCAATTCAATTTCCAATCGATAAACCGCTCCCTCTTGACCTTATTGCCAAAATTACCAGGTTCAGGGTGACAGAAAATCTGGAACGGGCAGCACGTAAAGCCATACAGAAAAGCTCAGCAAAACCCAAAAAACGCTCCGACCAGGAACAGGTAACCGAGCATATTCAACAACTTGATCCTGAAATTGGCCTGCTTGTTGAAGCACTTAGGCAAGTCATTCTAAGCACCGACCCCGAAATTGGCGAACGGATTAAATGGAATAACCCAAGCTATTATTATACAGGGGACATGAAGCCATTTGACCCCAAAGAATATAAACGGGAACTGGTGGTGTTCAACCTGCACAAAGGACGAGTGATGCTGGTTTTTCCCAGTGGAGCCAACGTAAACGACTCAACCGGGTTTCTTGAAGGAGATTATAAAGACGGTAGACGAACAGTCATTTTTAAGGACATGGATGACATTCGTTCAAAAGAAACCCAATTGCAACATGTCATAAAGGAGTGGCTGAAACTTGTGGAACGGTAA
- a CDS encoding RNA polymerase sigma factor, translated as MPDIPSSLTDSNQLVAHLFRHEAGRIASVLTCMLGFDRLDLAEDIVQDTMVKALQSWRFQGIPDNPSAWLYRVAKNNALDVVRRETRLRQISPEVEYLHQQEATEIMGNVYFFDDEITDSQLRMLFAICHPAIGIESQMAMCLKILCGLSVREIAGAFLTTDETIAKRIYRAKEKIRQEEIRLEVPMGQQLAPRLDSILKSIYLLFNEGYNSSHPDQLIRQDMCQEAMRLGLLLTQTPQTQQPAVDALLALMCFQSARFNARTDDAGGIILLADQDRSRWNQDLIRRGHLYLNRSAEGPAPGEYHLEAGIAMQHCIASSYETTDWPTILLYYDMLMMRKPSPVVALHRAVGVANVKGPVMAIDEVVTLSGLDSMHHYHAILGDLYEQNGQPEPARTHYQRAIQLTTSIAEKALIERKLSRLQAD; from the coding sequence ATGCCTGATATCCCTTCTTCATTAACTGACTCCAACCAACTAGTTGCCCATCTGTTTCGGCATGAAGCAGGACGAATAGCCTCCGTGTTAACCTGTATGCTTGGTTTTGACCGGCTCGATCTGGCTGAGGATATTGTGCAGGATACCATGGTAAAAGCCTTGCAAAGCTGGCGCTTTCAGGGAATTCCTGATAATCCCAGCGCCTGGCTCTACCGGGTGGCAAAAAACAACGCATTAGATGTAGTTCGGCGTGAAACCCGATTGCGGCAGATTAGTCCGGAAGTCGAGTACCTGCACCAACAGGAAGCCACCGAAATAATGGGCAACGTTTATTTCTTCGACGACGAAATTACCGATAGCCAGTTACGGATGCTGTTTGCCATATGTCATCCAGCTATTGGCATTGAGTCACAAATGGCTATGTGCCTGAAAATTCTTTGTGGGCTGAGTGTTCGGGAGATTGCCGGGGCATTTTTGACCACCGACGAAACCATCGCAAAACGCATCTACCGCGCGAAAGAGAAAATTCGGCAGGAGGAGATCCGGCTCGAAGTGCCAATGGGGCAACAACTGGCACCCCGCCTGGACTCGATTCTGAAAAGCATCTATCTCCTATTCAATGAAGGCTACAATTCATCGCATCCCGACCAGTTGATTCGCCAGGATATGTGCCAGGAAGCCATGCGATTAGGCCTGTTGCTCACCCAAACGCCACAGACCCAGCAACCCGCCGTTGATGCCTTGCTGGCACTGATGTGTTTTCAATCTGCCAGGTTCAATGCCCGTACTGATGATGCGGGTGGCATTATCTTACTGGCCGATCAGGATCGAAGCCGCTGGAACCAGGATTTAATTCGGCGCGGTCATTTGTATCTGAATCGTTCGGCCGAAGGGCCAGCGCCAGGTGAGTATCATCTTGAAGCCGGTATTGCCATGCAACATTGTATCGCTTCGTCCTATGAAACAACTGATTGGCCCACAATACTGCTCTATTATGATATGCTGATGATGCGAAAACCGTCGCCCGTTGTTGCGCTGCATCGTGCGGTAGGAGTCGCAAACGTGAAGGGGCCGGTAATGGCTATTGATGAGGTAGTGACACTATCGGGCCTGGACTCCATGCATCATTACCACGCTATTCTGGGAGATTTATACGAGCAGAATGGACAGCCGGAACCAGCCCGGACTCATTACCAGCGGGCTATTCAGCTAACGACATCCATAGCTGAAAAGGCACTGATCGAACGAAAACTAAGCCGACTGCAAGCGGACTAG
- a CDS encoding gliding motility-associated C-terminal domain-containing protein: MQVASGGMVRGGRTGLLLIIAWLLSVGAQADHIIGGDMSMRAVGTKPGLFRIQLNQYLDENKTVSGNRDAFVILRIYRKQNPVLIERLTLYIKETLPLTFNNVACASLRQLSFTQARYYDNHQFDPNLYTDPGGYYIVWERCCRNDALTNVNTAAVDGVAMTFYLEFPPMLKKGINVTNSAPEFRVPNGDYICINKPFTFDAGATDADGDQLRYSLVTPLNGYTTRLAPGYTDETPRNSYPTINWGPGYSLANIIPGSPPLSIDQNTGKLSVKASAQGLYLFTVQCEEFRNGERIGVVRRDFQLPVVDCSKNTPPPAVVMTSGKVATDLSWCGSQPLVLSVEKNSDWAYQWQKDGTSLRGSTSDTLQVRTPGVYSVVKSQAKACANDTTSQAVKVTFTTAPSVKVSLTTPKPYCAGDTLVLKADGQPGYKYRWQYNGKDVAGQQATLQIYQAGNYGVFARIADMGCEGKDSVKVTIEPRPTAQIKPSSLTFCTDGTIQLMAGNTTGYQYQWQQNGNKLTDTTSQLVVKQAGNYQVTVSAPTGCTATSLPVTLTQYARPVIQFDSIASVCLDSNATVALTGQPTGGTYTGQGVQGSRFDPMKAGVGRHELTYTITSDKGCLAEQNRWVEVLPSVNLTGQTTYILAKGQSVQLLTRSDQPISRYQWSPATYLSQPDVSSPIAIPSETTLYEVTAMSEAGCTDKLSILVDVATLLYFPSAFSPNADGQNDVWVIPNISSFPQSEVSIYNRWGQLIFFSRGYTQPWDGTYQQEPVQAGVYTYQIRTGTGPLDTTYRGQLTVIH, encoded by the coding sequence ATGCAAGTCGCGAGTGGAGGAATGGTTCGAGGAGGTAGAACAGGTCTGTTGCTGATCATTGCCTGGCTGTTGTCGGTAGGCGCTCAGGCAGACCACATTATCGGGGGCGACATGAGTATGCGTGCCGTTGGCACAAAGCCTGGTTTATTTCGAATCCAGCTAAATCAGTATTTAGATGAAAATAAAACGGTTTCCGGGAATCGGGATGCCTTTGTGATCTTACGGATTTACCGGAAGCAGAACCCTGTCTTGATTGAACGACTTACCCTTTACATTAAAGAAACTCTACCGCTCACGTTCAATAATGTTGCCTGTGCCAGCCTTCGGCAATTAAGCTTTACGCAAGCCCGTTATTACGATAACCATCAGTTCGATCCCAATTTATATACCGATCCAGGTGGCTACTACATCGTTTGGGAGCGGTGTTGCCGAAACGATGCCCTCACGAATGTGAACACGGCTGCTGTGGATGGGGTAGCCATGACTTTTTATCTGGAGTTTCCGCCCATGTTGAAAAAGGGCATAAACGTTACTAATTCTGCCCCTGAATTCCGAGTGCCTAATGGGGATTATATCTGTATCAATAAACCCTTCACCTTCGATGCAGGAGCAACTGACGCAGATGGAGATCAACTGCGCTACTCGCTTGTAACACCCCTGAATGGATATACAACCAGGTTAGCGCCTGGTTATACGGATGAAACGCCCAGAAATAGTTACCCAACCATTAATTGGGGGCCAGGGTACAGCTTAGCCAATATTATTCCGGGAAGTCCACCCCTAAGTATTGATCAAAATACGGGGAAGTTAAGTGTTAAGGCCTCTGCCCAGGGACTCTATTTATTTACGGTGCAATGTGAGGAGTTCAGGAATGGTGAGCGTATTGGCGTTGTACGACGGGATTTTCAACTACCTGTTGTGGATTGCTCAAAAAATACGCCCCCTCCAGCCGTTGTGATGACCAGTGGAAAAGTAGCGACCGATCTTTCCTGGTGCGGTAGTCAGCCGTTGGTGCTATCTGTCGAGAAAAATTCAGACTGGGCCTATCAGTGGCAGAAAGACGGTACAAGTCTCCGCGGTTCTACCAGCGATACCCTACAGGTACGAACACCAGGGGTTTATTCCGTCGTAAAAAGCCAGGCGAAAGCGTGCGCGAATGACACCACCTCGCAGGCAGTTAAGGTTACGTTTACAACTGCTCCTTCGGTCAAGGTATCGTTAACAACGCCAAAGCCTTACTGTGCAGGGGATACACTTGTGCTAAAGGCCGATGGGCAACCAGGTTATAAATACCGATGGCAGTATAATGGGAAAGATGTTGCGGGCCAGCAGGCGACGCTACAGATATATCAGGCTGGCAATTACGGCGTATTTGCCAGAATCGCTGATATGGGTTGTGAAGGAAAAGATAGTGTAAAGGTTACCATTGAGCCACGCCCTACGGCTCAGATCAAGCCGTCGTCGTTGACGTTTTGCACTGATGGCACCATTCAACTTATGGCTGGGAATACGACTGGTTATCAGTACCAGTGGCAACAAAATGGCAATAAACTTACCGATACAACAAGTCAGCTCGTGGTAAAACAGGCTGGAAACTATCAGGTTACGGTTAGCGCACCAACCGGTTGTACCGCTACATCGCTTCCTGTTACACTCACCCAGTATGCCCGTCCAGTCATTCAATTTGATTCTATAGCATCCGTTTGCCTTGACAGTAACGCTACCGTTGCCTTGACGGGCCAACCTACTGGCGGAACCTATACAGGGCAGGGCGTTCAGGGGAGCCGCTTCGATCCAATGAAAGCAGGTGTTGGGCGTCATGAGCTGACCTATACCATTACATCAGACAAAGGATGCCTGGCCGAGCAGAATCGTTGGGTTGAGGTGTTGCCTAGTGTTAATTTAACCGGTCAGACTACGTATATTTTAGCAAAAGGGCAGAGTGTTCAACTCCTGACCCGATCTGACCAGCCCATCAGTCGATACCAGTGGAGTCCAGCTACCTATTTAAGCCAGCCGGATGTAAGTAGCCCAATTGCCATCCCATCTGAAACGACCTTGTATGAGGTGACGGCCATGAGCGAGGCTGGTTGTACGGATAAATTGTCCATTCTGGTTGACGTAGCCACATTACTTTATTTCCCATCAGCCTTCTCGCCTAATGCGGATGGGCAGAATGATGTATGGGTGATTCCAAACATCAGCTCGTTTCCACAAAGTGAAGTCTCCATCTACAATCGCTGGGGACAACTGATTTTCTTCTCACGCGGATATACCCAGCCCTGGGATGGTACTTACCAGCAGGAACCCGTTCAGGCGGGGGTCTATACCTACCAAATCCGTACGGGAACCGGCCCGCTAGATACCACGTATCGGGGGCAGTTAACCGTTATTCATTAG